The Vibrio tasmaniensis genome includes a region encoding these proteins:
- a CDS encoding helix-turn-helix transcriptional regulator, whose translation MNVKQVRFTDEDRECLSNYFRLADTIADLIGPYCEVVIHSFESLENSVVKIVNGHHTGREIGSPITDLGLRMWSTFEKTGEVSPKSYFTNSADGSLLKSTTCVLAGPKKKPIGMLCINMNLSFPFPEIVKTLMPQCNVPQTIVSETFSNNANDVIQQALSSAIKEVDQDETISSKGRNKAIIRCLFDNGVFELKETTTQVSEKLGISRQAVYKFIREFKSE comes from the coding sequence ATGAATGTAAAACAAGTTCGATTCACCGATGAAGACAGAGAATGCTTAAGCAATTACTTCCGCTTAGCAGACACTATCGCCGATTTGATTGGTCCTTACTGCGAAGTGGTTATCCATTCATTTGAAAGCTTAGAAAACTCAGTCGTGAAGATCGTCAATGGTCATCATACAGGTCGTGAAATTGGGTCACCAATCACCGATTTAGGTTTACGCATGTGGAGCACATTCGAGAAAACTGGCGAAGTTTCTCCGAAAAGCTATTTCACCAACTCAGCAGATGGTTCCCTACTTAAATCGACCACCTGTGTGCTTGCTGGTCCGAAGAAAAAACCTATCGGCATGCTGTGTATCAACATGAACTTATCTTTCCCATTCCCAGAAATCGTCAAAACGTTGATGCCGCAGTGCAATGTGCCGCAAACCATTGTCAGCGAGACATTCAGTAACAATGCGAATGACGTCATTCAGCAAGCGTTGAGTTCAGCCATTAAAGAAGTTGACCAAGACGAGACGATTTCTTCCAAAGGTCGCAATAAAGCCATCATCCGTTGTTTGTTTGATAACGGCGTATTTGAGCTAAAAGAGACGACGACACAAGTATCAGAGAAACTTGGGATCAGCCGACAGGCGGTTTACAAGTTTATCCGTGAATTTAAATCAGAATAA
- a CDS encoding MATE family efflux transporter, which produces MNSTTATPSPSLGRQLYTMTWPMLFGVLSLMSFQLVDSAFIGQLGVLPLAVQGFTLPIQMIIIGIQVGLGIATTAVIARAIGANETRYAKQLGGLVIAMGSVSVALFSVIIYLLRGPILQLLDAPPTVLPIIDSYWIYWLASSWTGALLYFFYSVCRANGNTMLPGSMMIATSIINLILDPIFIFTLDMGINGAAIATILAFGAGIFIVAPKVTKKHWMTFDWHDLDIGKSVRSIGNIMGPAMISQLLPPVSSMFATKLLAGYGTAAVAAWALGSRFEFFSIVAVLALTMSMPPMIGRMLGENNLENIRKLVKIAVMFVLGFQLVIALVTWLFSGGLANLMTSESEVSTILNYHLLIVPISLGPLGICMLMVSVSNALGKSYTALTISALRLFAFFLPCLWVGSQLAGIEGLFWGAMVGNVLAGTCAWFMYQRALKQVELKLPSE; this is translated from the coding sequence ATGAATTCTACTACCGCAACTCCCTCGCCTTCACTTGGCCGACAACTCTATACAATGACATGGCCAATGCTGTTTGGGGTGCTTTCCCTTATGAGCTTCCAGCTTGTAGACAGTGCTTTTATTGGCCAACTGGGCGTGCTACCACTCGCTGTTCAGGGTTTCACTCTTCCTATACAGATGATCATCATTGGTATTCAGGTCGGGTTAGGTATCGCGACGACTGCGGTAATCGCGAGAGCCATTGGAGCAAATGAAACGCGCTACGCTAAGCAGCTTGGTGGATTAGTGATTGCGATGGGCAGTGTGAGTGTCGCGCTTTTCTCCGTCATCATCTATCTGCTGCGTGGGCCAATTTTACAATTATTGGATGCGCCACCGACGGTATTGCCAATCATTGATTCTTACTGGATCTATTGGCTAGCCAGCTCTTGGACAGGGGCGCTTCTCTACTTCTTCTACAGTGTGTGTCGTGCCAATGGTAATACCATGCTGCCCGGTTCAATGATGATCGCGACCAGTATCATCAACTTGATATTGGACCCGATTTTCATCTTTACTCTCGACATGGGTATCAATGGAGCCGCCATTGCGACCATCTTGGCGTTCGGTGCGGGTATCTTTATCGTTGCTCCTAAGGTGACTAAGAAGCATTGGATGACGTTCGACTGGCACGATCTCGACATTGGTAAGAGTGTTCGCTCCATTGGTAACATTATGGGGCCTGCTATGATCAGTCAGTTGCTGCCACCTGTTTCATCAATGTTCGCCACTAAGCTGCTTGCTGGCTATGGCACCGCTGCCGTTGCAGCTTGGGCGCTGGGTTCACGTTTTGAATTCTTCTCGATTGTCGCTGTACTGGCACTAACAATGTCGATGCCTCCAATGATTGGCCGCATGTTGGGAGAGAACAACCTCGAAAACATACGTAAGCTCGTTAAGATTGCGGTGATGTTCGTATTGGGTTTCCAGTTGGTGATTGCACTGGTGACTTGGTTATTCTCAGGCGGACTGGCAAACCTAATGACCAGTGAAAGCGAAGTCTCAACGATTTTGAACTATCACCTACTGATCGTGCCTATTAGCTTGGGGCCACTGGGAATCTGTATGCTGATGGTGTCTGTCTCTAACGCTCTGGGCAAGTCCTACACCGCCTTGACGATTTCAGCGCTGCGCCTGTTCGCCTTCTTCTTGCCTTGCTTGTGGGTTGGTTCGCAGCTTGCGGGTATTGAAGGCCTATTCTGGGGCGCAATGGTAGGTAATGTGCTTGCCGGAACCTGTGCATGGTTTATGTATCAGCGCGCGCTAAAACAAGTCGAGCTTAAGCTGCCAAGCGAATAA